Proteins encoded in a region of the Corallococcus caeni genome:
- the lptC gene encoding LPS export ABC transporter periplasmic protein LptC: MPRLLALSFLGLLATACAPRRPAPGAANEPRPDVVLEGAHLRSYEGDTLQVSGTAARVLYRRAGGEVQATDVVVRLPPGKGAQGSPSTSSSGTTITAPNMDGSLASKTWVGTGGVVVRTGEGLVANTPRLTYNADSRQAHGEEGVTMKGPDYQMRADRFTLSAADQTFTFEGTVQAVLGGATE, translated from the coding sequence GTGCCGCGCCTGCTTGCCTTGAGCTTCCTGGGACTCCTCGCCACCGCCTGCGCGCCGCGCCGTCCGGCCCCGGGCGCCGCGAACGAGCCGCGCCCGGACGTGGTGCTGGAGGGCGCGCACCTGCGCTCCTACGAGGGCGACACGCTCCAGGTCTCCGGCACCGCCGCGCGCGTCCTCTACCGGCGCGCGGGCGGCGAGGTGCAGGCCACCGACGTCGTCGTGCGCCTGCCCCCCGGGAAGGGCGCCCAGGGCTCGCCCTCCACCTCGTCGAGCGGCACCACCATCACCGCGCCGAATATGGACGGCAGCCTCGCGTCCAAGACGTGGGTGGGCACCGGCGGCGTCGTCGTGCGGACGGGGGAGGGGCTGGTGGCCAACACCCCCCGGCTTACCTACAACGCCGACTCGCGGCAGGCCCATGGCGAGGAGGGCGTGACGATGAAGGGCCCCGACTACCAGATGCGAGCGGACCGCTTCACGCTGTCCGCCGCGGACCAGACGTTCACCTTCGAGGGCACGGTCCAAGCCGTGCTGGGTGGAGCGACGGAGTGA
- a CDS encoding lysophospholipid acyltransferase family protein: MERPPLTKRLKRYLRYLLIAGMLRLLQFLPLATARTLGMTLGGWAYALAGGERKKALKSLARAFPDRTDAERDALARDAFRHLAAAALEVASARALEAGLESLVSWPDEDRRVLEAALAKGKGVVFVSGHVGNWELLARRVARAGYPSQSIAKETSDPRLTALVEDFRAKGGVRSIWRGQEGAARAMLRALRSGEILGILIDQDTKVQSVFVPFFGELAATPRAAADLALRTGAAVVVGFCQRDGEGYRLTMEEVPHPDATEREAAVQALTSALSQRIEAAIRRAPEQWVWMHQRWKTRPPQDVPPALAGAPSAPAR, encoded by the coding sequence GTGGAGCGTCCCCCTTTAACAAAGCGCCTCAAGCGTTACCTGCGCTACCTGCTCATCGCCGGGATGTTGCGCCTGCTCCAGTTCCTGCCGCTGGCCACGGCCCGCACCCTGGGCATGACGCTGGGCGGCTGGGCCTATGCCCTGGCGGGAGGCGAGCGGAAGAAGGCGCTCAAGTCCCTGGCCCGCGCCTTCCCGGACCGGACCGACGCCGAGCGTGACGCACTCGCCCGTGACGCCTTCCGCCACCTGGCCGCGGCCGCCCTGGAGGTGGCCTCCGCGCGTGCGCTGGAGGCCGGGCTGGAGTCCCTGGTGTCCTGGCCGGACGAGGACCGCCGGGTGCTGGAGGCCGCGCTGGCCAAGGGGAAGGGCGTCGTCTTCGTGTCCGGCCACGTGGGCAACTGGGAGCTGCTGGCCCGGCGCGTGGCGAGGGCGGGCTACCCCAGCCAGAGCATCGCGAAGGAGACCAGCGACCCGCGCCTCACCGCGCTGGTGGAGGACTTCCGGGCGAAGGGCGGGGTGCGCAGCATCTGGCGCGGCCAGGAGGGCGCGGCCCGGGCCATGCTCCGCGCGCTCCGCAGCGGCGAAATCCTGGGCATCCTCATCGACCAGGACACCAAGGTGCAGTCCGTCTTCGTGCCCTTCTTCGGAGAGCTGGCGGCCACCCCGCGCGCCGCGGCGGACCTGGCGCTGCGCACCGGCGCGGCCGTGGTGGTGGGCTTCTGCCAGCGCGACGGCGAAGGCTACCGGCTCACCATGGAGGAGGTGCCGCACCCGGACGCGACGGAGCGTGAAGCGGCAGTGCAGGCCCTCACCTCCGCCCTGTCCCAGCGCATCGAGGCGGCCATCCGCCGCGCCCCCGAACAGTGGGTGTGGATGCATCAGCGCTGGAAGACGCGTCCTCCCCAGGACGTTCCCCCGGCCCTTGCCGGCGCACCGTCCGCCCCGGCGCGGTGA
- the astB gene encoding N-succinylarginine dihydrolase, with protein MREYNFDGLIGPTHNYAGLSPGNLASQHHGGQPSHPREAALQGLEKMRFVSELGVGQAVLPPQPRPSLRTLRTLGFTGSDEEVITRAARDAEHLLRLTSSASAMWTANAATVAPSADTADGRVHLTPANLTQMFHRAIEADTTHAVLRAIFADPKHFQVHAPLPGAAHFADEGAANHTRLFTPGHKAVHVLAWGRSAWQDVKGPQRFPARQTLESSQALARLHQLAPEQVLLPQQHPDGIDAGAFHTDVLAVGNERFLMLHALAFVEHPKLLQTLREKLGDAFRFEVATDAELPVKDAVRAYPFNSQVLSLPDGTMAIIAPIESRETPTARAFLERVVAGDNPVKAVHYLDVRQSMNNGGGPACLRQRITLTDAERAAVTADVFYSPALHESLAGWVRKHYRDVLKPEDVRDPQLARETMTALDELTRLLKLGSVYDFQQ; from the coding sequence ATGCGCGAATACAACTTCGACGGCCTCATTGGTCCGACCCACAATTACGCCGGCCTCTCGCCGGGCAACCTGGCGTCACAGCACCACGGCGGCCAGCCCAGCCACCCCCGGGAGGCGGCGCTCCAGGGGCTGGAGAAGATGCGCTTCGTGTCGGAGCTGGGCGTCGGCCAGGCGGTGCTGCCGCCCCAGCCGCGCCCATCCCTGCGCACGCTGCGGACGCTGGGCTTCACGGGCTCCGACGAGGAGGTCATCACCCGCGCCGCTCGCGACGCGGAGCACCTCTTGCGCCTCACCTCCAGCGCCTCCGCCATGTGGACGGCGAACGCGGCCACGGTGGCGCCGTCGGCGGACACCGCGGACGGCCGGGTGCACCTGACGCCCGCGAACCTCACGCAGATGTTCCACCGCGCCATCGAGGCGGACACCACGCACGCGGTGCTGCGCGCCATCTTCGCGGACCCGAAGCACTTCCAGGTGCACGCGCCGCTGCCGGGCGCCGCCCACTTCGCTGACGAGGGCGCGGCCAACCACACGCGCCTCTTCACGCCGGGGCACAAGGCCGTGCACGTGCTCGCCTGGGGGCGCAGCGCGTGGCAGGACGTGAAGGGGCCGCAGCGCTTCCCCGCGCGCCAGACGCTGGAGTCCAGCCAGGCCCTGGCGCGGCTGCACCAGCTGGCGCCGGAGCAGGTGCTCCTGCCGCAGCAGCACCCGGACGGCATCGACGCGGGCGCGTTCCACACGGACGTGCTCGCGGTGGGCAACGAGCGCTTCCTCATGCTGCACGCGCTGGCGTTCGTGGAGCACCCGAAGCTCCTCCAGACGCTGCGCGAGAAGCTGGGGGACGCCTTCCGCTTCGAGGTCGCCACGGACGCGGAGCTGCCGGTGAAGGACGCGGTGCGCGCGTACCCGTTCAACTCGCAGGTGCTGTCGCTGCCGGACGGCACCATGGCCATCATCGCGCCCATCGAGAGCCGCGAGACGCCCACCGCCCGCGCCTTCCTGGAGCGCGTCGTCGCCGGAGACAACCCGGTGAAGGCGGTGCACTACCTGGACGTTCGACAGTCCATGAACAACGGCGGCGGCCCGGCGTGCCTGCGCCAGCGCATCACGCTCACGGACGCGGAGCGCGCCGCCGTCACCGCGGACGTCTTCTACTCTCCGGCGCTGCATGAGTCGCTCGCGGGCTGGGTGCGCAAGCACTACCGCGACGTGCTCAAGCCGGAGGACGTGAGGGATCCGCAGCTCGCGCGCGAGACGATGACCGCGCTCGACGAGCTGACGCGCCTGCTCAAGCTGGGCAGCGTGTACGACTTCCAGCAGTGA